The proteins below are encoded in one region of Penaeus monodon isolate SGIC_2016 chromosome 32, NSTDA_Pmon_1, whole genome shotgun sequence:
- the LOC119593363 gene encoding uncharacterized protein LOC119593363 isoform X2: MREDGRTSGSETSRRSRAGHATLLLLPPTLISCGIYVTEYIKMRRGRRKAVVGGTVSAAAREIDKPGRRTRSQSLKENQEIEILPVDSETCDRRSLSNIPQKNEASTAFTREGSHDSAISSNSSKWSVSSSISIMSCGSTKILSKKKTSILNVVEEEHSTRTNGEISDATLSWVNSISSERIRSAMPVVRTGTVTNGHVVRQSVSRSIDGSETDSGCDTKMADDVLFSHYGLEVLIHLSTFLIIASTVSTEVYLRSAPKEESTLTIKNPLLLQIVVYLIIGIISDLISPTVALLSTHLTAVGICLLNYLTPSHVSISYLPFLNSGYLGSQVIAASFRQVFGLEGMLARVGLVYGLASFVCPQIIAISTEYLGATLNYIVVALASLLSITAGLRLLPSSFRACVYQRPSLRTDVGWLHFLGFLLMKVFLTIPLALLLPLFQGMIQDGSYIEGVSLSMIVTVGLLCMQAVVTPVLLVFTSPATITIIVTAILTLIYPALLIIFEGLSQHLIIVMIPLCGMVSVAQVMVLSASINCFPRLKGIVLAAHLIIHLIVRYLVTQGAEYLSVLCRFSRVNLDSVNFSQWAVQILSFVKMENLVPDLHIEMLSCDNIHLETLALTGFVCSVILLVLSLSLMRH, from the exons ATGAGAGAGGACGGCAGAACCAGCGGCTCGGAAACCTCGAGGAGGAGCCGCGCAGGTCAtgcaaccctcctcctcctccctccgaccCTCATTTCAT GTGGTATTTATGTCACAGAATATATAAAGatgaggagaggcaggaggaaagCAGTAGTAGGGGGAACAGTGTCAGCAGCagcgagagaaatagataaacctG gaagaagaacaagaagtcaGTCTCTGAAGGAAAACCAGGAAATTGAGATTCTTCCAGTAGATTCTGAAACATGTGACAGAAGATCTTTATCAAATATACCCCAGAAGAATGAAGCGAGCACAGCATTCACTAGAGAAGGGTCACATGATTCTGCTATCTCCTCAAACAGCTCAAAGTGGTCTGTTTCTAGCAGTATCTCCATAATGAGCTGTGGATCAACAAAAATTTTGTCCAAGAAAAAGACATCAATTTTGAATGTTGTGGAAGAGGAGCATAGTACCAGAACAAATGGGGAAATAAGTGATGCTACTCTTAGCTGGGTTAACAGCATATCTTCGGAGCGAATCCGATCAGCAATGCCAGTTGTTCGAACTGGAACAGTGACAAACGGCCATGTTGTCAGACAGTCCGTTAGTCGCTCGATTGATGGCTCAGAGACTGACAGTGGCTGTGACACAAAGATGGCAGATGATGTTCTGTTCAGTCATTATGGGTTGGAAGTATTAATTCATCTTAGTACATTTTTAATTATCGCATCAACAGTGTCTACAGAAGTGTATCTGAga tcgGCCCCAAAAGAAGAAAGTACATTAACTATCAAAAACCCATTACTATTGCAAATAGTGGTCTACCTTATCATTGGAATTATATCTGACCTGATATCCCCTACAGTAGCTCTACTTTCAACTCATTTAACTGCTGTAGGAATATGCCTGCTAAACTATTTGACACCGAGCCATGTCTCAATATCTTACCTGCCTTTTTTAAACTCAGGGTATTTAG GATCTCAAGTGATAGCAGCATCCTTCAGACAGGTTTTTGGTCTGGAGGGAATGCTGGCAAGGGTTGGACTGGTGTATGGTTTAGCCAGTTTTGTATGTCCCCAAATCATAGCCATTTCCACTGAGTATCTAGG GGCCACCCTTAACTACATAGTAGTTGCCCTTGCCAGCCTCCTGAGTATAACTGCAGGGCTTAGACTATTGCCCAGTAGCTTCAGAGCTTGCGTCT ACCAAAGACCCTCGTTGAGAACTGACGTTGGATGGCTTCATTTCCTCGGATTTCTATTAATGAAAGTTTTCCTGACCATTCCACTGGCCCTTCTGCTTCCTCTCTTTCAAG gaatgatTCAAGATGGCAGTTATATTGAGGGAGTCAGCTTGTCTATGATAGTAACGGTTGGACTCCTGTGTATGCAAGCTGTGGTGACTCCTGTGCTTTTGGTCTTCACCTCCCCAGCGACTATCACTATAATTGTGACTGCCATCCTTACACTGATCTATCCGGCATTG CTGATTATCTTTGAAGGTTTAAGCCAACACCTGATCATTGTTATGATTCCTCTTTGTGGGATGGTGAGTGTAGCTCAGGTCATGGTCCTTTCGGCTTCCATCAACTGCTTCCCCAGGCTGAAAGGTATCGTGCTGGCAGCCCATCTTATAATACACCTCATAGTCAGATACTTGGTTACTCAAGGAGCTGAATACTTGTCAGTCCTCTGCAGATTCAGTAGAGTAAATTTGGATTCGGTGAACTTTTCACAGTGGGCTGTGCAGATTCTGAGTTTTGTGAAAATGGAAAATCTTGTTCCAGATCTccatattgaaatgttatcatgTGATAATATTCATTTAGAAACTTTGGCCTTGACaggttttgtttgttcagtcaTTCTTCTAGTACTAAGTCTGTCTTTAATGAGGcattaa
- the LOC119593363 gene encoding uncharacterized protein LOC119593363 isoform X3: MIPNGGMPGSRPRVMPIRVEARNVAEGGIYVTEYIKMRRGRRKAVVGGTVSAAAREIDKPGRRTRSQSLKENQEIEILPVDSETCDRRSLSNIPQKNEASTAFTREGSHDSAISSNSSKWSVSSSISIMSCGSTKILSKKKTSILNVVEEEHSTRTNGEISDATLSWVNSISSERIRSAMPVVRTGTVTNGHVVRQSVSRSIDGSETDSGCDTKMADDVLFSHYGLEVLIHLSTFLIIASTVSTEVYLRSAPKEESTLTIKNPLLLQIVVYLIIGIISDLISPTVALLSTHLTAVGICLLNYLTPSHVSISYLPFLNSGYLGSQVIAASFRQVFGLEGMLARVGLVYGLASFVCPQIIAISTEYLGATLNYIVVALASLLSITAGLRLLPSSFRACVYQRPSLRTDVGWLHFLGFLLMKVFLTIPLALLLPLFQGMIQDGSYIEGVSLSMIVTVGLLCMQAVVTPVLLVFTSPATITIIVTAILTLIYPALLIIFEGLSQHLIIVMIPLCGMVSVAQVMVLSASINCFPRLKGIVLAAHLIIHLIVRYLVTQGAEYLSVLCRFSRVNLDSVNFSQWAVQILSFVKMENLVPDLHIEMLSCDNIHLETLALTGFVCSVILLVLSLSLMRH, encoded by the exons ATGATTCCAAATGGCGGGATGCCAGGGTCGAGACCTAGGGTCATGCCGATTCGTGTGGAAGCTCGAAATGTGGCAGAAG GTGGTATTTATGTCACAGAATATATAAAGatgaggagaggcaggaggaaagCAGTAGTAGGGGGAACAGTGTCAGCAGCagcgagagaaatagataaacctG gaagaagaacaagaagtcaGTCTCTGAAGGAAAACCAGGAAATTGAGATTCTTCCAGTAGATTCTGAAACATGTGACAGAAGATCTTTATCAAATATACCCCAGAAGAATGAAGCGAGCACAGCATTCACTAGAGAAGGGTCACATGATTCTGCTATCTCCTCAAACAGCTCAAAGTGGTCTGTTTCTAGCAGTATCTCCATAATGAGCTGTGGATCAACAAAAATTTTGTCCAAGAAAAAGACATCAATTTTGAATGTTGTGGAAGAGGAGCATAGTACCAGAACAAATGGGGAAATAAGTGATGCTACTCTTAGCTGGGTTAACAGCATATCTTCGGAGCGAATCCGATCAGCAATGCCAGTTGTTCGAACTGGAACAGTGACAAACGGCCATGTTGTCAGACAGTCCGTTAGTCGCTCGATTGATGGCTCAGAGACTGACAGTGGCTGTGACACAAAGATGGCAGATGATGTTCTGTTCAGTCATTATGGGTTGGAAGTATTAATTCATCTTAGTACATTTTTAATTATCGCATCAACAGTGTCTACAGAAGTGTATCTGAga tcgGCCCCAAAAGAAGAAAGTACATTAACTATCAAAAACCCATTACTATTGCAAATAGTGGTCTACCTTATCATTGGAATTATATCTGACCTGATATCCCCTACAGTAGCTCTACTTTCAACTCATTTAACTGCTGTAGGAATATGCCTGCTAAACTATTTGACACCGAGCCATGTCTCAATATCTTACCTGCCTTTTTTAAACTCAGGGTATTTAG GATCTCAAGTGATAGCAGCATCCTTCAGACAGGTTTTTGGTCTGGAGGGAATGCTGGCAAGGGTTGGACTGGTGTATGGTTTAGCCAGTTTTGTATGTCCCCAAATCATAGCCATTTCCACTGAGTATCTAGG GGCCACCCTTAACTACATAGTAGTTGCCCTTGCCAGCCTCCTGAGTATAACTGCAGGGCTTAGACTATTGCCCAGTAGCTTCAGAGCTTGCGTCT ACCAAAGACCCTCGTTGAGAACTGACGTTGGATGGCTTCATTTCCTCGGATTTCTATTAATGAAAGTTTTCCTGACCATTCCACTGGCCCTTCTGCTTCCTCTCTTTCAAG gaatgatTCAAGATGGCAGTTATATTGAGGGAGTCAGCTTGTCTATGATAGTAACGGTTGGACTCCTGTGTATGCAAGCTGTGGTGACTCCTGTGCTTTTGGTCTTCACCTCCCCAGCGACTATCACTATAATTGTGACTGCCATCCTTACACTGATCTATCCGGCATTG CTGATTATCTTTGAAGGTTTAAGCCAACACCTGATCATTGTTATGATTCCTCTTTGTGGGATGGTGAGTGTAGCTCAGGTCATGGTCCTTTCGGCTTCCATCAACTGCTTCCCCAGGCTGAAAGGTATCGTGCTGGCAGCCCATCTTATAATACACCTCATAGTCAGATACTTGGTTACTCAAGGAGCTGAATACTTGTCAGTCCTCTGCAGATTCAGTAGAGTAAATTTGGATTCGGTGAACTTTTCACAGTGGGCTGTGCAGATTCTGAGTTTTGTGAAAATGGAAAATCTTGTTCCAGATCTccatattgaaatgttatcatgTGATAATATTCATTTAGAAACTTTGGCCTTGACaggttttgtttgttcagtcaTTCTTCTAGTACTAAGTCTGTCTTTAATGAGGcattaa
- the LOC119593363 gene encoding uncharacterized protein LOC119593363 isoform X4: MIFQINGGIYVTEYIKMRRGRRKAVVGGTVSAAAREIDKPGRRTRSQSLKENQEIEILPVDSETCDRRSLSNIPQKNEASTAFTREGSHDSAISSNSSKWSVSSSISIMSCGSTKILSKKKTSILNVVEEEHSTRTNGEISDATLSWVNSISSERIRSAMPVVRTGTVTNGHVVRQSVSRSIDGSETDSGCDTKMADDVLFSHYGLEVLIHLSTFLIIASTVSTEVYLRSAPKEESTLTIKNPLLLQIVVYLIIGIISDLISPTVALLSTHLTAVGICLLNYLTPSHVSISYLPFLNSGYLGSQVIAASFRQVFGLEGMLARVGLVYGLASFVCPQIIAISTEYLGATLNYIVVALASLLSITAGLRLLPSSFRACVYQRPSLRTDVGWLHFLGFLLMKVFLTIPLALLLPLFQGMIQDGSYIEGVSLSMIVTVGLLCMQAVVTPVLLVFTSPATITIIVTAILTLIYPALLIIFEGLSQHLIIVMIPLCGMVSVAQVMVLSASINCFPRLKGIVLAAHLIIHLIVRYLVTQGAEYLSVLCRFSRVNLDSVNFSQWAVQILSFVKMENLVPDLHIEMLSCDNIHLETLALTGFVCSVILLVLSLSLMRH; the protein is encoded by the exons ATGATTTTTCAAATTAATG GTGGTATTTATGTCACAGAATATATAAAGatgaggagaggcaggaggaaagCAGTAGTAGGGGGAACAGTGTCAGCAGCagcgagagaaatagataaacctG gaagaagaacaagaagtcaGTCTCTGAAGGAAAACCAGGAAATTGAGATTCTTCCAGTAGATTCTGAAACATGTGACAGAAGATCTTTATCAAATATACCCCAGAAGAATGAAGCGAGCACAGCATTCACTAGAGAAGGGTCACATGATTCTGCTATCTCCTCAAACAGCTCAAAGTGGTCTGTTTCTAGCAGTATCTCCATAATGAGCTGTGGATCAACAAAAATTTTGTCCAAGAAAAAGACATCAATTTTGAATGTTGTGGAAGAGGAGCATAGTACCAGAACAAATGGGGAAATAAGTGATGCTACTCTTAGCTGGGTTAACAGCATATCTTCGGAGCGAATCCGATCAGCAATGCCAGTTGTTCGAACTGGAACAGTGACAAACGGCCATGTTGTCAGACAGTCCGTTAGTCGCTCGATTGATGGCTCAGAGACTGACAGTGGCTGTGACACAAAGATGGCAGATGATGTTCTGTTCAGTCATTATGGGTTGGAAGTATTAATTCATCTTAGTACATTTTTAATTATCGCATCAACAGTGTCTACAGAAGTGTATCTGAga tcgGCCCCAAAAGAAGAAAGTACATTAACTATCAAAAACCCATTACTATTGCAAATAGTGGTCTACCTTATCATTGGAATTATATCTGACCTGATATCCCCTACAGTAGCTCTACTTTCAACTCATTTAACTGCTGTAGGAATATGCCTGCTAAACTATTTGACACCGAGCCATGTCTCAATATCTTACCTGCCTTTTTTAAACTCAGGGTATTTAG GATCTCAAGTGATAGCAGCATCCTTCAGACAGGTTTTTGGTCTGGAGGGAATGCTGGCAAGGGTTGGACTGGTGTATGGTTTAGCCAGTTTTGTATGTCCCCAAATCATAGCCATTTCCACTGAGTATCTAGG GGCCACCCTTAACTACATAGTAGTTGCCCTTGCCAGCCTCCTGAGTATAACTGCAGGGCTTAGACTATTGCCCAGTAGCTTCAGAGCTTGCGTCT ACCAAAGACCCTCGTTGAGAACTGACGTTGGATGGCTTCATTTCCTCGGATTTCTATTAATGAAAGTTTTCCTGACCATTCCACTGGCCCTTCTGCTTCCTCTCTTTCAAG gaatgatTCAAGATGGCAGTTATATTGAGGGAGTCAGCTTGTCTATGATAGTAACGGTTGGACTCCTGTGTATGCAAGCTGTGGTGACTCCTGTGCTTTTGGTCTTCACCTCCCCAGCGACTATCACTATAATTGTGACTGCCATCCTTACACTGATCTATCCGGCATTG CTGATTATCTTTGAAGGTTTAAGCCAACACCTGATCATTGTTATGATTCCTCTTTGTGGGATGGTGAGTGTAGCTCAGGTCATGGTCCTTTCGGCTTCCATCAACTGCTTCCCCAGGCTGAAAGGTATCGTGCTGGCAGCCCATCTTATAATACACCTCATAGTCAGATACTTGGTTACTCAAGGAGCTGAATACTTGTCAGTCCTCTGCAGATTCAGTAGAGTAAATTTGGATTCGGTGAACTTTTCACAGTGGGCTGTGCAGATTCTGAGTTTTGTGAAAATGGAAAATCTTGTTCCAGATCTccatattgaaatgttatcatgTGATAATATTCATTTAGAAACTTTGGCCTTGACaggttttgtttgttcagtcaTTCTTCTAGTACTAAGTCTGTCTTTAATGAGGcattaa
- the LOC119593363 gene encoding uncharacterized protein LOC119593363 isoform X1, whose translation MDCLAKSHGLHTLCKSASMREGIFGKKMLFGDELQNGGIYVTEYIKMRRGRRKAVVGGTVSAAAREIDKPGRRTRSQSLKENQEIEILPVDSETCDRRSLSNIPQKNEASTAFTREGSHDSAISSNSSKWSVSSSISIMSCGSTKILSKKKTSILNVVEEEHSTRTNGEISDATLSWVNSISSERIRSAMPVVRTGTVTNGHVVRQSVSRSIDGSETDSGCDTKMADDVLFSHYGLEVLIHLSTFLIIASTVSTEVYLRSAPKEESTLTIKNPLLLQIVVYLIIGIISDLISPTVALLSTHLTAVGICLLNYLTPSHVSISYLPFLNSGYLGSQVIAASFRQVFGLEGMLARVGLVYGLASFVCPQIIAISTEYLGATLNYIVVALASLLSITAGLRLLPSSFRACVYQRPSLRTDVGWLHFLGFLLMKVFLTIPLALLLPLFQGMIQDGSYIEGVSLSMIVTVGLLCMQAVVTPVLLVFTSPATITIIVTAILTLIYPALLIIFEGLSQHLIIVMIPLCGMVSVAQVMVLSASINCFPRLKGIVLAAHLIIHLIVRYLVTQGAEYLSVLCRFSRVNLDSVNFSQWAVQILSFVKMENLVPDLHIEMLSCDNIHLETLALTGFVCSVILLVLSLSLMRH comes from the exons ATGGACTGCTTAGCGAAGAGCCATGGCCTCCACACTCTGTGCAAGTCCGCCTCCATGAGAGAAGGCATATTTGGCAAGAAGATGTTATTTGGGGATGAATTGCAGAATG GTGGTATTTATGTCACAGAATATATAAAGatgaggagaggcaggaggaaagCAGTAGTAGGGGGAACAGTGTCAGCAGCagcgagagaaatagataaacctG gaagaagaacaagaagtcaGTCTCTGAAGGAAAACCAGGAAATTGAGATTCTTCCAGTAGATTCTGAAACATGTGACAGAAGATCTTTATCAAATATACCCCAGAAGAATGAAGCGAGCACAGCATTCACTAGAGAAGGGTCACATGATTCTGCTATCTCCTCAAACAGCTCAAAGTGGTCTGTTTCTAGCAGTATCTCCATAATGAGCTGTGGATCAACAAAAATTTTGTCCAAGAAAAAGACATCAATTTTGAATGTTGTGGAAGAGGAGCATAGTACCAGAACAAATGGGGAAATAAGTGATGCTACTCTTAGCTGGGTTAACAGCATATCTTCGGAGCGAATCCGATCAGCAATGCCAGTTGTTCGAACTGGAACAGTGACAAACGGCCATGTTGTCAGACAGTCCGTTAGTCGCTCGATTGATGGCTCAGAGACTGACAGTGGCTGTGACACAAAGATGGCAGATGATGTTCTGTTCAGTCATTATGGGTTGGAAGTATTAATTCATCTTAGTACATTTTTAATTATCGCATCAACAGTGTCTACAGAAGTGTATCTGAga tcgGCCCCAAAAGAAGAAAGTACATTAACTATCAAAAACCCATTACTATTGCAAATAGTGGTCTACCTTATCATTGGAATTATATCTGACCTGATATCCCCTACAGTAGCTCTACTTTCAACTCATTTAACTGCTGTAGGAATATGCCTGCTAAACTATTTGACACCGAGCCATGTCTCAATATCTTACCTGCCTTTTTTAAACTCAGGGTATTTAG GATCTCAAGTGATAGCAGCATCCTTCAGACAGGTTTTTGGTCTGGAGGGAATGCTGGCAAGGGTTGGACTGGTGTATGGTTTAGCCAGTTTTGTATGTCCCCAAATCATAGCCATTTCCACTGAGTATCTAGG GGCCACCCTTAACTACATAGTAGTTGCCCTTGCCAGCCTCCTGAGTATAACTGCAGGGCTTAGACTATTGCCCAGTAGCTTCAGAGCTTGCGTCT ACCAAAGACCCTCGTTGAGAACTGACGTTGGATGGCTTCATTTCCTCGGATTTCTATTAATGAAAGTTTTCCTGACCATTCCACTGGCCCTTCTGCTTCCTCTCTTTCAAG gaatgatTCAAGATGGCAGTTATATTGAGGGAGTCAGCTTGTCTATGATAGTAACGGTTGGACTCCTGTGTATGCAAGCTGTGGTGACTCCTGTGCTTTTGGTCTTCACCTCCCCAGCGACTATCACTATAATTGTGACTGCCATCCTTACACTGATCTATCCGGCATTG CTGATTATCTTTGAAGGTTTAAGCCAACACCTGATCATTGTTATGATTCCTCTTTGTGGGATGGTGAGTGTAGCTCAGGTCATGGTCCTTTCGGCTTCCATCAACTGCTTCCCCAGGCTGAAAGGTATCGTGCTGGCAGCCCATCTTATAATACACCTCATAGTCAGATACTTGGTTACTCAAGGAGCTGAATACTTGTCAGTCCTCTGCAGATTCAGTAGAGTAAATTTGGATTCGGTGAACTTTTCACAGTGGGCTGTGCAGATTCTGAGTTTTGTGAAAATGGAAAATCTTGTTCCAGATCTccatattgaaatgttatcatgTGATAATATTCATTTAGAAACTTTGGCCTTGACaggttttgtttgttcagtcaTTCTTCTAGTACTAAGTCTGTCTTTAATGAGGcattaa
- the LOC119593363 gene encoding uncharacterized protein LOC119593363 isoform X5, giving the protein MRRGRRKAVVGGTVSAAAREIDKPGRRTRSQSLKENQEIEILPVDSETCDRRSLSNIPQKNEASTAFTREGSHDSAISSNSSKWSVSSSISIMSCGSTKILSKKKTSILNVVEEEHSTRTNGEISDATLSWVNSISSERIRSAMPVVRTGTVTNGHVVRQSVSRSIDGSETDSGCDTKMADDVLFSHYGLEVLIHLSTFLIIASTVSTEVYLRSAPKEESTLTIKNPLLLQIVVYLIIGIISDLISPTVALLSTHLTAVGICLLNYLTPSHVSISYLPFLNSGYLGSQVIAASFRQVFGLEGMLARVGLVYGLASFVCPQIIAISTEYLGATLNYIVVALASLLSITAGLRLLPSSFRACVYQRPSLRTDVGWLHFLGFLLMKVFLTIPLALLLPLFQGMIQDGSYIEGVSLSMIVTVGLLCMQAVVTPVLLVFTSPATITIIVTAILTLIYPALLIIFEGLSQHLIIVMIPLCGMVSVAQVMVLSASINCFPRLKGIVLAAHLIIHLIVRYLVTQGAEYLSVLCRFSRVNLDSVNFSQWAVQILSFVKMENLVPDLHIEMLSCDNIHLETLALTGFVCSVILLVLSLSLMRH; this is encoded by the exons atgaggagaggcaggaggaaagCAGTAGTAGGGGGAACAGTGTCAGCAGCagcgagagaaatagataaacctG gaagaagaacaagaagtcaGTCTCTGAAGGAAAACCAGGAAATTGAGATTCTTCCAGTAGATTCTGAAACATGTGACAGAAGATCTTTATCAAATATACCCCAGAAGAATGAAGCGAGCACAGCATTCACTAGAGAAGGGTCACATGATTCTGCTATCTCCTCAAACAGCTCAAAGTGGTCTGTTTCTAGCAGTATCTCCATAATGAGCTGTGGATCAACAAAAATTTTGTCCAAGAAAAAGACATCAATTTTGAATGTTGTGGAAGAGGAGCATAGTACCAGAACAAATGGGGAAATAAGTGATGCTACTCTTAGCTGGGTTAACAGCATATCTTCGGAGCGAATCCGATCAGCAATGCCAGTTGTTCGAACTGGAACAGTGACAAACGGCCATGTTGTCAGACAGTCCGTTAGTCGCTCGATTGATGGCTCAGAGACTGACAGTGGCTGTGACACAAAGATGGCAGATGATGTTCTGTTCAGTCATTATGGGTTGGAAGTATTAATTCATCTTAGTACATTTTTAATTATCGCATCAACAGTGTCTACAGAAGTGTATCTGAga tcgGCCCCAAAAGAAGAAAGTACATTAACTATCAAAAACCCATTACTATTGCAAATAGTGGTCTACCTTATCATTGGAATTATATCTGACCTGATATCCCCTACAGTAGCTCTACTTTCAACTCATTTAACTGCTGTAGGAATATGCCTGCTAAACTATTTGACACCGAGCCATGTCTCAATATCTTACCTGCCTTTTTTAAACTCAGGGTATTTAG GATCTCAAGTGATAGCAGCATCCTTCAGACAGGTTTTTGGTCTGGAGGGAATGCTGGCAAGGGTTGGACTGGTGTATGGTTTAGCCAGTTTTGTATGTCCCCAAATCATAGCCATTTCCACTGAGTATCTAGG GGCCACCCTTAACTACATAGTAGTTGCCCTTGCCAGCCTCCTGAGTATAACTGCAGGGCTTAGACTATTGCCCAGTAGCTTCAGAGCTTGCGTCT ACCAAAGACCCTCGTTGAGAACTGACGTTGGATGGCTTCATTTCCTCGGATTTCTATTAATGAAAGTTTTCCTGACCATTCCACTGGCCCTTCTGCTTCCTCTCTTTCAAG gaatgatTCAAGATGGCAGTTATATTGAGGGAGTCAGCTTGTCTATGATAGTAACGGTTGGACTCCTGTGTATGCAAGCTGTGGTGACTCCTGTGCTTTTGGTCTTCACCTCCCCAGCGACTATCACTATAATTGTGACTGCCATCCTTACACTGATCTATCCGGCATTG CTGATTATCTTTGAAGGTTTAAGCCAACACCTGATCATTGTTATGATTCCTCTTTGTGGGATGGTGAGTGTAGCTCAGGTCATGGTCCTTTCGGCTTCCATCAACTGCTTCCCCAGGCTGAAAGGTATCGTGCTGGCAGCCCATCTTATAATACACCTCATAGTCAGATACTTGGTTACTCAAGGAGCTGAATACTTGTCAGTCCTCTGCAGATTCAGTAGAGTAAATTTGGATTCGGTGAACTTTTCACAGTGGGCTGTGCAGATTCTGAGTTTTGTGAAAATGGAAAATCTTGTTCCAGATCTccatattgaaatgttatcatgTGATAATATTCATTTAGAAACTTTGGCCTTGACaggttttgtttgttcagtcaTTCTTCTAGTACTAAGTCTGTCTTTAATGAGGcattaa